The Cottoperca gobio chromosome 22, fCotGob3.1, whole genome shotgun sequence genome contains a region encoding:
- the mgaa gene encoding MAX dimerization protein MGA a isoform X3, which produces MASKKQKGMVFHQEGATTPVAAPAADHPPARFIVLKPGKASEGGMEQSIRVTNEEAYMGKPNMYPSEEPMRNCGGLPAVKHPTSSKPQPENLSPDSICKGIKVVLDNNSMWNEFFRCKTEMIVTQQGSRMFPYCRFRISGLQPSKKYSLMMDIQLLDNSCYKWTGNSWQVAGKAECHGKSQPFAHPESPSMGQHWMQNPVSFYKLKLTNNVSEQGENTILHPMHRYLPQLHVVQTDNAAKDINLNGPSVVTFTFPQTEFMAVTAYQNSRLSQLKVDYNPFAKGLKEEGSSLWGLKQKLNSVKDSNKDGGTTTNEQHAVKKSLKSLLANHKPRSSKAVEAKPSGSGDLQKNSTTNEDQSAANVTGECNSLPAQKLFSELIREAHVSLHRCNLEQMGTNNSTSHITAQTNTKTPALKSNEQDVPKKDSKSVKTQSETSPAKKCETVVTKKKVEENKDLLNSLNCKDNVSIDCSEFNNAAPEVSQNSSVESDHQRKPKAPSEVKVKQQKRPAPLPLPALALFLKQHSTKSKMAKSKLDYPAPALPSEILSDSQSSAAAPKCPPSDHSSKAIGPSKDHTSDIPKSDIQASGHTGAHLHPDEIVLNVTGQTVETSHKLSSPSCPGTNATKDPNNLRTDDFMASVSVAESTGPERRNGTPVLPNLDQPFCTLGTSISTISSTLATSSASTILSPPLDTVLPDRNSPQIPTCTESSTLPSDSPIKKSDSLLPDPECSPFGFEDMSPARSPEPLPSLPISLALELDYTTSEATPQAVSPEELHHSEASVFQWHTVLPLPKPYIDTSFTTFQPTPHILPLASVTSPVLPSQTPPHPEPQAIKISTSMAPLDATPSFQENEQPLPFPDEYSPLALQLPLSPTFSSLDGDGLSPTPSIADLVHFFSSDHDLGMGVEFSNTEALAVSCPTPCTVEANEHEPSQQVQPNPANKPCKRKKMSRQRKIADIDQEIDASTHARMQPSLEEVEEQLFISFTSKEALKLHIADSSDGTVSQPQTTPEGPLQQIADAPENVETAEGLVKITAFEKILLRDLKLLRHRQVIHPVLQEVGLKMSLLDTTLAIDLQYLGVRLPVPPPGVSLEPLAKKLPPPQGVSAAFVSRTGKTTDVTQIKGWREKFTPTEAPSTPTPTKPEAGPSSDLPKKNLSAFCSDMLDEYLESEGKLIDERADSFSQPLVEPIVYDLPARSTSYVRTLDSVLKKQTASSPTSDLISGFIPPSKRPKLSLRETKTSKKEKLKLKVPKNIKPKAEPAPGSTPALSPAESNPVPKKPAVLNPAAPPSSEHTAPITEPQKSKKDHLKVRFGPTRPVTLSSQPKQRKMLKLKPSSQTLSPHKPRTPPPGVSEDMAPVESDSELRTAVDQSTEPCRKDGMPVMTRALLRQKNLEDGVVWDGLPRTSITEERASIALTSLFTLKGFVSENPTAPIQLVRRQAPPCMNEFCRLGCICSSLSHCSRISHCGRPPCMLGCNCLKQKVVLLKNLDGSDSSPTQQGSNKKRKRRMKMAYVLKEADSVSQPAERVRTLWKREAGDSDPDPIRTPGPAPLTSPTEREDDNSSCARVRAYTEEKKRSRKQKRKDLPETCEKPMETPKDVKPKLVRLKSLKGRDLTLKDTKTKLSIPPPAGDPVQPADRPPSPPAESPPSPPAELPSKPPSKPPSKPPLKPPSKRLIIMAQCQWARQGDRNILMKKLCKAMARDKLEKPFWIKKYLICPMSQTVEESGADRCIQYKMHISRPNMEGGKPSRHGRPKIQSKQKETKKQQEPQTEVAMEVESIEDWQREVEEEDWEEEGEEEAEPLEDWQREVEEEDEEEDGEEEAEPLEDWQREVEEEDWAEEAEPLEDWQREVEEGDIEEEAGKTDHQVHDGRESNREEIISKKKKEIMVSMGLPFLTGVSPAGILSANTKQPGRTDPVIEVNGKPYPLAKIQLGKMGALHPANRLAAYLTGRVGSNRKQAASSSCPSKPPQSSGPTPPTISSASSVVSDPPPRSQPSVTTSPTDSQVSSSGAPPESLAPKASQVLMRQVSCPGTHSLPALPPNALPPNALPPNALPPGALPLGALSPSSGKWVKLQPVQTASGCHYYRTPDGKLVQLVPLSQLRSVIPNPSAQKASPAASLQTPVVPVGNQTPPRTTVPTPSSSSSSSPFSLSGFQSFSVSPLTSSLCRTPTFLSQKGKCSFKIFRPKSRREPIVVTFAKGPTKVAAAPCSFTLIQPQPPTAATPMNLISLKPSTNQGAELGVKTVAVSAAPVDPDGDHQKPATQTPAGIRPPLPPPASPRTEVTLVPPPELACKLMDLDIICVDNDTGHATTEKSGGEKQSVDVVKVEEPSSETDTSSDFGDELDSEEGTGPIINYRHLHNAMEKQRRGKLRQLFEGLSREMGLREDTSNVSTLNKAVKLIQQLRTTETDLQEKKRRLTKSRDMYLTTITPTTDINVLEAMGLLNNTDELMEDLADEESKSTNVIPVTKAEDGAQSVAMETVKESSQLNATQRRLARIMRNSQSSLSVQGDTDAFKALGSVMNSQNSPTTLKQEIHTLQSEKARLKSLKICLVEQRDAFIREIAQISGKSKQKIQRKLQHLSSKQRKVEKQERRQIAGQLSDSTDDDVITSSNLKQHAAQAPPTPVSAPPTATPAATPAQTPAQPPQSVLQALTPILVPLGVSHNASVVNDRLRTVPNILSRSKKPAEPPYFQPMFQLVGTALPGQQVLTLSQMMVGPAVLQTSPTPGVASVTLNLSSLTNQKIHITSLPHPPTDINNLLQVVQPSTTQYQMQQQPQQIQILQQHTQQQPPPSQQQQVPAGQPSSRADPTPEPCSSSSPPFTRGPSSSQCPGPSADRLAEVPAVEGPLGAEQQQQQQEEANRDDESLTSLLNEIVFLNQQTVTAATTDGVLSTGKTSSEDTAAEDGAKEQEGHAHSPWLLELDSDSEETTQSERQQAGHATKGGGGVLAPPPLLQMKVGGADKEADPASSDEEEGGGGKRDGGMAWRPMPRLVPLGLRGNPPS; this is translated from the exons ATGGCTTCTAAGAAGCAGAAAGGAATGGTATTCCATCAGGAAGGGGCAACCACCCCTGTTGCGGCACCTGCCGCAGACCATCCACCTGCTCGCTTTATTGTTCTGAAACCAGGGAAGGCGAGCGAAGGCGGTATGGAACAAAGCATCCGTGTAACCAATGAAGAGGCATATATGGGTAAACCCAACATGTACCCATCAGAAGAACCCATGAGGAATTGTGGTGGACTTCCTGCTGTGAAACATCCCACTAGTTCAAAACCTCAGCCGGAAAACCTGTCACCTGATAGCATCTGCAAAGGCATCAAAGTTGTACTGGATAACAATAGCATGTGGAACGAGTTTTTCAGATGCAAAACAGAGATGATTGTGACTCAACAAGGCAGCAGGATGTTCCCTTACTGCCGCTTTCGCATCTCCGGCTTGCAGCCATCTAAGAAGTACTCTTTGATGATGGACATTCAACTTTTAGACAACAGTTGTTACAAGTGGACCGGCAACAGCTGGCAAGTTGCTGGAAAGGCAGAGTGTCATGGTAAGAGTCAACCATTCGCTCATCCAGAGTCTCCATCAATGGGACAACACTGGATGCAAAATCCAGTGTCCTTTTACAAACTGAAGCTCACAAATAACGTCTCAGAACAAGGGGAGAACACCATTCTGCATCCAATGCACCGCTACTTGCCACAACTGCACGTGGTCCAAACTGACAACGCTGCTAAAGACATAAATCTAAATGGTCCCAGTGTTGTCACATTCACTTTCCCCCAGACTGAGTTCATGGCAGTCACTGCTTACCAGAATTCAAGGCTTTCTCAGCTTAAAGTCGACTACAATCCATTTGCTAAAGGACTGAAGGAGGAGGGCTCCAGTTTGTGGGGCCTAAAGCAGAAATTGAACTCTGTTAAAGACTCGAACAAAGATGGAGGCACAACAACCAACGAGCAACATGCTGTGAAGAAGAGCTTGAAGTCTTTGCTCGCTAACCATAAACCTAGAAGCTCAAAAGCAGTGGAGGCAAAGCCTTCGGGTTCAGGTGACCTCCAGAAGAATTCCACTACAAACGAAGATCAATCGGCTGCAAATGTCACCGGGGAATG CAATTCACTTCCAGCTCAGAAGTTATTTTCAGAACTTATTCGGGAGGCTCATGTTTCACTGCATAGATGCAACCTGGAGCAGATGGGCACCAATAACAGCACCTCTCACATAACTGCACAAACCAACACTAAAACCCCAGCTTTGAAAAGCAATGAACAAGATGTTCCCAAAAAGGACAGTAAATCTGTCAAAACACAAAGCGAAACATCACCGGCAAAGAAATGTGAAACGGTTGTAACAAAGAAGAAAGTTGAGGAGAATAAGGACCTTTTGAATTCATTGAACTGCAAAGACAATGTAAGTATTGATTGTTCTGAGTTCAATAATGCTGCTCCAGAAGTGTCCCAGAACTCCTCTGTGGAATCAGACCACCAACGTAAGCCCAAAGCTCCatcagaagtaaaagtaaagcAGCAAAAACGACCAGCGCCTCTGCCTCTGCCAGCTCTCGCTCTTTTTTTGAAACAGCATTCGACAAAATCTAAAATGGCCAAGAGCAAGCTGGACTATCCTGCCCCAGCACTCCCATCTGAGATTCTGTCTGATTCACAGAGTTCTGCTGCAGCTCCTAAATGTCCACCTTCTGATCACTCCAGCAAAGCAATTGGTCCCTCGAAGGACCACACCAGTGATATCCCAAAATCCGACATCCAGGCCTCCGGACATACTGGTGCACATCTTCATCCAgatgaaatagttttaaatgttactGGACAAACAGTTGAAACCTCCCATAAGCTTTCCAGTCCATCATGTCCAGGTACTAATGCTACTAAAGATCCAAACAACCTAAGAACTGATGATTTCATGGCTTCTGTTTCAGTTGCTGAAAGCACAGGCCCAGAGAGACGAAATGGTACACCAGTGTTACCCAACTTAGATCAGCCATTTTGTACCCTTGGGACATCTATATCCACCATTTCCTCAACTCTTGCTACCTCTTCTGCTTCTACCATTTTGTCACCACCCCTTGACACAGTGTTACCTGACCGGAACTCACCACAAATACCAACTTGCACTGAGTCTTCCACACTACCTTCAGACTCGCCAATTAAGAAGTCTGATTCTTTGCTACCTGATCCTGAGTGTTCTCCATTTGGTTTCGAAGATATGTCACCTGCAAGGTCTCCAGAACCTTTACCTTCCCTGCCCATCTCGTTAGCTTTAGAACTTGACTACACTACTTCTGAGGCAACTCCCCAAGCAGTATCTCCTGAAGAGTTGCATCACAGCGAAGCATCTGTGTTTCAATGGCATACAGTGTTACCTTTACCTAAGCCGTACATAGACACTTCATTCACAACATTTCAGCCCACACCACACATTCTTCCTTTAGCATCTGTTACATCACCTGTGTTGCCTTCCCAAACTCCCCCCCACCCTGAACCACAGGCTATTAAGATCTCCACATCCATGGCTCCCCTTGATGCCACTCCATCATTTCAAGAAAACGAACAGCCGCTGCCCTTCCCTGACGAATATTCCCCCCTCGCGCTTCAGTTGCCGCTGTCTCCAACCTTTTCTTCATTAGATGGAGACGGATTGTCACCTACGCCTTCAATTGCCGACCTTGTGCACTTTTTCTCCAGCGATCATGACCTTGGGATGGGGGTAGAGTTTTCAAACACAGAGGCATTGGCTGTTTCCTGCCCAACTCCATGTACAGTAGAAGCAAATGAACATGAGCCTTCTCAGCAGGTGCAACCAAACCCAGCCAACAAACCCTGCAAGCGCAAAAAGATGTCCCGGCAGCGAAAGATTGCGGATATAGATCAGGAGATAGATGCCTCCACGCACGCTAGAATGCAGCCCAGcctggaggaagtggaggagcagttatttatctcatttacatcaaag GAGGCCCTCAAACTTCACATTGCGGACTCCTCTGATGGAACGGTCTCACAGCCTCAGACGACACCTGAAGGTCCCCTGCAACAAATTGCTGACGCACCTGAGAACG tagagacagcagagggtTTGGTGAAGATCACTGCCTTTGAGAAGATTCTTCTGAGAGACTTAAAGCtgctgagacacagacaggtgatCCACCCTGTGCTGCAGGAAG TTGGTCTGAAGATGAGCCTGCTGGATACGACTCTGGCCATAGACCTTCAGTACCTGGGAGTCCGTCTGCCTGTCCCTCCTCCTGGAGTCTCTCTGGAGCCGCTGGCCAAGAAGCTGCCACCACCTCAAG GTGTTTCTGCAGCGTTTGTGTCCAgaacaggaaaaacaacagaTGTGACTCAGATTAAAGGTTGGCGAGAGAAATTCACTCCAACAGAGGCTCCGTCCACTCCGACACCAACCAAACCTGAAG CTGGTCCCAGTTCAGATCTGCCAAAGAAGAACCTGTCTGCGTTCTGCAGCGATATGTTGGACGAGTATCTGGAGAGTGAAGGGAAGCTGATCGATGAGCGAGCCGACAGCTTCTCTCAGCCTCTAGTGGAGCCGATCGTGTACGATCTGCCAGCGAGGAGCACCAGTTACGTCCGAACCCTTGACAGCGTCCTGAAGAAACAGACCGCCAGCTCCCCCACCTCAGACCTCATTTCTGGATTCATCCCCCCCTCCAAGAGACCCAAACTCTCCCTCAGAGAGACCAAAACATCCAAGAAAGAAAAGCTGAAACTGAAAGTTCCAAAAAACATTAAACCCAAAGCAGAACCAGCTCCAGGTTCAACACCTGCACTCAGTCCAGCTGAATCAAACCCGGTCCCTAAAAAACCTGCAGTCCTGAACCCAGCAGCCCCCCCTTCATCAGAGCACACAGCACCCATCACTGAACCTCAAAAATCAAAGAAAGACCACCTGAAAGTCCGATTCGGCCCCACACGACCAGTCACTTTATCTTCTCAACCCAAGCAGAGGAAGATGCTCAAACTCAAGCCCTCGTCCCAGACCCTCAGCCCACACAAGCCCAGGACCCCGCCGCCTGGCGTCTCAGAGGACATGGCCCCGGTGGAGTCGGACTCTGAGCTGAGGACTGCCGTGGATCAAAGCACTGAACCCTGCAGGAAGGACGGCATGCCCGTGATGACCcgagctctgctcagacagaagAACCTGGAAGATGGCGTGGTGTGGGACGGCCTACCCCGGACCAGCATCACTGAGGAGAGGGCCTCCATCGCATTGACGTCACTCTTCACACTAAAG GGTTTCGTCAGTGAGAACCCCACCGCCCCCATCCAGCTGGTCCGGAGACAAGCTCCTCCCTGCATGAATGAGTTCTGCAGGCTGGGCTGCATCTGCTCCAGCCTCTCTCACTGCTCCAGGATCAGCCACTGCGGCCGGCCTCCCTGCATGCTGGGCTGCAACTGCCTCAAACAGAAGGTGGTCCTCCTCAAGAACCTGGATGGCTCCGACTCCAGCCCCACCCAACAAGGAAGcaacaagaagaggaagaggaggatgaagatggCCTACG TCCTGAAGGAGGCGGACAGCGTTTCCCAGCCTGCCGAGCGGGTCCGTACACTGTGGAAGAGGGAGGCTGGCGACTCGGATCCAGACCCAATCCGCACCCCTGGACCAGCACCTCTGACCAGCCCCACT gagagagaagatgacaACAGCAGCTGTGCCAGAGTCAGAGCTTACAccgaggagaagaagaggagcaggaaacagaagaggaaggaTCTGCCGGAGACTTGTGAAAAGCCAATG GAGACGCCTAAAGATGTAAAGCCTAAACTAGTTCGGCTGAAATCTTTGAAAGGGAGAGACTTGACACTGAAGGACACAAAGACCAAACTCTCCATTCCTCCACCAG caGGTGATCCAGTTCAGCCGGCCGACCGGCCCCCAAGTCCTCCGGCTGAGTCGCCCCCAAGTCCTCCAGCTGAGCTGCCGTCGAAGCCGCCGTCGAAGCCGCCGTCGAAGCCGCCGTTGAAGCCGCCGTCGAAGCGCCTCATCATCATGGCGCAGTGTCAGTGGGCGAGGCAGGGCGACCGTAACATCTTGATGAAGAAGCTGTGCAAAGCCATGGCTCGGGACAAACTGGAAAAACCTTTCTGGATCAAAAAGTATCTCATCTGTCCGATGAGTCAGACTGTGGAGGAGAGCGGCGCAGACCGCTGCATCCAGTACAAGATGCACATCTCCAGACCCAATATGGAGGGGGGGAAACCATCGAGACACGGGAGACCAAAAATACAGAGCAAGCAGAAGGAGACGAAAAAACAGCAG GAACCCCAGACAGAGGTGGCCATGGAGGTGGAGTCTATTGAAGATTGGCAgcgagaggtggaggaggaagactgggaggaagagggggaggaagaggcgGAGCCACTTGAAGATTGGCAGCGAGAGGtggaagaggaagacgaggaggaagacgGGGAGGAAGAGGCGGAGCCACTTGAAGATTGGCAgcgagaggtggaggaggaagactgGGCGGAAGAGGCGGAGCCACTTGAAGATTGGCAGCGAGAGGTGGAGGAAGGTGACATTGAGGAGGAGGCGGGAAAAACAGATCACCAAGTGCATGAtgggagagagagcaacagagaggaaattatatcaaagaagaagaaagagataaTGGTCAGTATGGGTCTGCCGTTCCTGACAGGAGTCTCCCCCGCCGGCATCCTCTCAGCCAATACGAAGCAGCCGGGAAGAACAGATCCCGTGATTGAG GTTAATGGGAAACCCTATCCTCTGGCGAAGATCCAGTTGGGGAAGATGGGAGCGCTCCATCCCGCCAACCGGCTGGCAGCGTATCTCACAGGCCGGGTGGGGTCCAACAGGAAGCaagcagcttcttcttcatgcCCCTCTAAACCTCCTCAGAGTTCAGGACCGACCCCCCCGACCATCTCCTCGGCTTCCTCTGTGGTGTCCGACCCCCCGCCCAGATCTCAGCCGTCAGTCACAACTTCACCCACAG ACTCTCAGGTGAGCAGCTCTGGGGCTCCACCTGAGAGTCTGGCTCCTAAAGCCTCTCAGGTGCTGATGCGTCAGGTCTCTTGTCCTGGGACGCATTCTCTACCAGCTCTGCCCCCCAACGCTCTGCCCCCCAACGCTCTGCCCCCCAACGCTCTGCCCCCCGGCGCTCTGCCCCTCGGCGCTCTGTCCCCCTCCTCCGGGAAGTGGGTGAAGCTGCAGCCGGTCCAGACAGCGTCCGGCTGCCACTACTACCGCACACCAGACGGTAAACTGGTCCAACTGGTTCCCCTGAGCCAGCTGAGATCAGTCATCCCGAACCCGTCTGCTCAGAAAG CGTCCCCTGCTGCGTCCCTTCAGACTCCAGTCGTCCCCGTTGGTAACCAAACACCACCTCGGACCACAGtacccaccccctcctcctcctcttcttcctcccccttcTCGCTGTCCGGCTTCCAATCATTCTCCGTGTcccccctcacctcctctctctgccgAACCCCCACCTTTCTGTCTCAGAAGGGGAAATGCTCCTTTAAAATCTTCCGCCCTAAGTCTAGGAGGGAACCCATCGTCGTCACCTTTGCTAAAGGTCCCACCAAGGTGGCGGCAGCACCCTGCTCCTTCACCCTCATCCAACCTCAACCCCCCACTGCCGCGACCCCGATGAACCTCATCTCCCTCAAACCCTCTACGAACCAGGGGGCCGAGCTCGGGGTCAAAACGGTGGCGGTGTCTGCGGCACCGGTGGATCCTGATGGAGACCATCAGAAACCTGCCACCCAGACGCCTGCAGGGATCAGAcccccacttcctcctccagcaTCGCCAAGGACAGAGGTCACACTTGTCCCCCCACCGGAGCTGGCCTGCAAACTGATGGACCTGGACATCATCTGTGTGGACAACGACACGGGGCACGCTACCACGGAGAAGTCGGGCGGGGAGAAGCAGTCCGTGGATGTAGTGAAGGTGGAGGAGCCGAGCAGCGAGACGGATACCTCGTCAGACTTTGGCGACGAGTTGGACAGCGAAGAAGGGACGGGGCCGATTATCAACTAC CGTCACCTGCACAACGCGATGGAGAAGCAGCGTCGGGGGAAGTTGCGGCAGCTGTTTGAAGGTCTGAGTAGAGAAATGGGACTGAGGGAAGATACTTCAAATGTCTCCACACTGAATAAG GCGGTGAAGTTGATCCAGCAGCTGAGGACAACCGAGACTGATCtacaggagaagaagaggaggctgACGAAGAGCAGGGACATGTACCTCACCACCATCACTCCAACAACAG ACATCAATGTGCTGGAGGCGATGGGTCTGTTGAACAACACGGACGAGCTGATGGAAGACTTGGCGGACGAGGAGAGCAAGTCGACCAACGTCATCCCCGTCACTAAA gcggAGGATGGCGCTCAGagtgttgccatggagacgGTGAAGGAGAGCAGTCAGCTGAACGCGACTCAGAGGCGGCTGGCGAGGATCATGAGGAACTCGCA AAGCAGTTTGAGCGTTCAGGGCGACACAGACGCCTTCAAAGCTCTCGGTTCAGTCATGAACTCCCAAAACTCTCCAACGACACTCAAGCAG GAGATCCACACGCTGCAGAGTGAGAAGGCGAGACTGAAGAGTCTGAAGATCTGTCTGGTTGAGCAGAGAGACGCCTTCATCAGAGAGATCGCCCAGATATCAG GTAAAAGTAAGCAGAAAATCCAGAGGAAGCTGCAGCACCTGTCGTCCAAACAGAGGAAGGTGGAGAAGCAGGAGCGCCGTCAAATAGCCGGTCAGCTGTCAGACTCGACTGATGACGACGTCATCACATCCTCTAACCTGAAGCAGCATGCTGCACAAGCTCCTCCTACTCCTGTGTCTGCCCCGCCCACCGCCACACCTGCAGCCACACCTGCCCAAACACCTGCCCAGCCGCCTCAGAGTGTCCTGCAGGCTTTGACGCCCATCCTGGTTCCTCTTGGTGTATCCCACAATGCATCAGTGGTGAATGACAGGCTGAGGACGGTTCCCAACATCCTGTCTCGCAGTAAGAAACCAGCGGAGCCACCATACTTTCAGCCTATGTTCCAGTTGGTAGGTACTGCGTTGCCGGGGCAACAGGTCCTGACCCTGAGCCAGATGATGGTGGGACCGGCGGTGCTGCAGACGTCTCCTACGCCAG GCGTGGCTTCAGTCACCCTCAACCTTTCCAGTCTGACCAATCAGAAGATCCATATCACCTCACTGCCCCACCCCCCAACTG ACATAAACAACCTGCTGCAGGTGGTTCAACCATCAACTACACAATACCAAATGCAACAACAGccacaacaaatacaaattctacaacaacacacacaacaacaaccaccaccttcccagcagcagcaggtcccAGCAGGTCAGCCTTCATCTCGAGCGGATCCCACACCTGAGCCCTGCTCCTCATCGTCCCCACCCTTCACTCGGGGCCCGTCGTCCTCTCAGTGCCCAGGTCCAAGTGCTGATCGTTTGGCTGAGGTCCCAGCGGTGGAGGGGCCTCTGGGggcggagcagcagcagcagcagcaggaggaggcgaACCGAGACGACGAGAGTCTGACCTCCCTCCTCAATGAGATCGTCTTCCTCAACCAGCAGACAGTCACCGCAGCCACGACAGACGGCGTCCTGTCAACGGGAAAAACATCCTCTGAGGACACGGCAGCAGAGGACGGCGCCAAGGAGCAGGAGGGACACGCTCACAGCCCCTGGCTCCTGGAGCTAGACTCAGACTCTGAGGAGACGACACAAAGCGAACGACAGCAGGCTGGACATGCCACTAAAGGGGGAGGGGGCGTCCTGGCTCCACCCCCTCTGCTACAGATGAAGGTGGGTGGGGCCGACAAGGAGGCGGACCCCGCCAGCAGTgatgaggaagaaggaggaggagggaagagagatggCGGCATGGCCTGGAGGCCGATGCCAAGACTGGTTCCTCTGGGGCTGAGAGGAAACCCCCCCAGCTGA